The stretch of DNA AGAGGTAGACTGTAGTCCATTGCCTAGTCTCTTTCATGTTCCACTACTCATTAGTAATCTTGACAGAATTCTTTGACCTATCTTCAATATAAAATTGAGATTATGTTACTACTACCTCCAGAGGTAGCTGTGAAATTAAAAGAGgttaatatattttacatattcaaAAGGGCATGTTAATACATTTAATCACAGTGAatttaaaccttttttttcctctgttttttgttgttgcttttttttttttttttttttttttttttaagtttttagtgttttgagacaggattttgccATATAGTCCTGGATAGCCCAAGATACATTATATAGGCCAGattgacctcaaaattgtgacaatccTCCAGCCTTAGCCTTCCCATTGTTGGGATGACAGGCGTGGGCGGGCTACTTTGTCCAGTTTATGCATTGTTTTTCTTAAATACTAAAAGGATCTCAAATCCCATCTAGTTCAGTTAAAAGCTTTCCAAAATCACCTTGTATCACAATTTTTAAACTCAAACACTATCTGGTATAAATGAAAATCAGttattaagaaataaagaacatGTTATTGGACATTTGTTCTAGCTTTTCATGCTTATATATTTAATCAAGCATTTCTGAAACTCAATGGTTTATGTTCTACATCTAAGTTAAGCTTAGGGtggccttgtcttgtttctgaccTTTAGAATATATTCATGCAGAAGAACAGACTTGGTATTAGCACCAGCTGCTAATAAATTAGTAACTATTACTTAAATGTTAGCTCtaaaatgatagaatattttaaggtgtgttactttggtttatgttgcatttatttaactctgaaCCTGTGTTACTGTACCTTTGTGAagtacctgatggtctaataaagaactggccaatagcaaggcaggagaaaggataggtggggctggcagacagagagtataaatagaaggagaaatctgggaagaggaaactaaGATGGAGAAGGAGCTAGAGTACAGGGGGACTCAagaggccagccacccacctacacagcaagccatggagtaagagtaagatttacagaagtaagagaatgagaaaagcccagaggcaaaagacagatgggttaaattaagaaaagctggctagaaactaagccaagctaaggctgggcatttataagtaataataagccgccttgtgtgatttatttgggagctgggtggcgacCCCCCTCCCaaagtcaaaaaacaaacagtaaatgGCTTAGTTTCATGTTCAGtcacaacaaaccaaccaacataAATATATTACTGCAAGAAAGAGTCTTCATGTTGGGTTTTATTTTCTGCCTTCTGTCTTGAGCATGACACGTCTTATAAAAAAGTTATGAATCTTAgtattttaatagaattttaaGGCATGGATTTAGTAGCTAGGTAGTCTTAGCTTACCTTACTATATAATCTCATACATTCCCCAGCTAAATTTGGTAGGTATAAAATACCAAATTCCCacaatagtatttttaaaacGTGATACATTTGAAATTAAGACAAtacagttgtttaaaaaaaaaaaatgttctgttcCTACATTATTGCTAAAGGACAGTCAAAAGTTGAAGAATGTATCTTAATTTACAATACCTGCAGTGTAATACCTGAGGGTTTTTTGGACTGTTTAGTCCCCTTTAACCTATAACTCTAGAAATTAGCCTTACTTGTAATATGTAGAAAATGTTTTCTAGACTCTTTTTTAGCTAAATAAGCTTAACTCCTCTCCCATGGCCATTTCCCAGTGTTAAGCTGAGTTAAATAGTCCCCTGTGTTCTAATACCACATAAATGTGTACAGTTGTGTGACTAAAAATTGTTAAACTAAGTTTGGCATGGGTTGGCCACTGTGCTGAGTTATAGAATATAACTTTGACACAACAGTAGGGGGTGAGATGTTGCCATTTAAATCCCTAGGTGACAGATGGAATTCTAGTAATGATTTCTTGCTCCTAAGAATTTTTGCTTTGTATGAAATGTGAATAGGTGTGTAAGCTCTTTAATAGTACCCTGTGTTGAGTTCGGAAGCTACAGTGGCTGGAGAAGTGCTAAGGAGCTTGAGGACATGGCTGTACTAGAAAACATCAGAGCTAGAATGAAAAAGATTCCTTTTAGGTCTTTGGAGCATGGAAGTACCAAATGATAATCAAACAGGTCATTAACATTTCACTGTGATGCTGTGCAGCCAGGGGTAGTAGGGAAGTATTAAGTAAACATGTTATTGCCAAACTCCTTAGTACAGATGCTACTGATTGACTGGTTAATTAAAATGCTAAGGACATAGGGATCCCCTTTGAGCATATGATGTTTCTACCTGGTATTTTGTTCAGGCAGTGAGAAGGTAACAGTGCACTGAGACTAAGATGTGTATTACAGAaggactgagacaggagggtgatacagagaggaagaacaaacaCTACTAAGGCTAACTTGGTGGAGCTCCTGTCAGAATGTATGATGCTACCAGTTTTAATGTAAGCAAGGAGGCAGAACAGCCTAAGGGATTCAGAATTCAGCTTAATTTTAGTGTAATTCATAATATTTATATGTTGTGCTTTTCAGAAGGCTATTGAAAACATGtatttgaaggtcagaagacacatCATAATGCTATGAATCTGAAGAGGTTCCAGAATATGTAAGTTCTCTGGGCTCATGTGAAACCCCTTTGTACAGGGCTTCACACAATTTGTATAACACCTTTATATTACCATGGTATCTTCCAAATATATTCTttaaattactttcttttttttagagttAAGGTTATTATAACCAAGCATTTTATTAGCAGTGCTGCAGAAGGAAATCAGTTTGGCTAAAAGTGGAAGTGATTTGATAGTTtggtattttatacttttttaaaaattttataattaatttaattttacatatcaaccacggattcccctgtcctccctcctcccgcccttccgccctccccccaatccacccctcccATTCcgacctcctccagggcaaggactcccctggggtggattcagctcagcctgatagattcagtctagacaggtccagtcccctcctcccttcacctaggctgagcaaagtgtcccagcataggccccaggcgccaaaaagccagctcatgcactaaggacagtccaggtcccactgcctgggggccttccaaacagttcaagctaatcgactatctcacttatccagagggcctgatccagttccatgggggctcctcagctgttagGACCACTGGGAATTAAAGCACCATTATTTTGTGAGTGTATtaatgttttgcttgtatgtctgtctgtctgtaccacttgtgtgcctggtgtccttggGGCCACAGAAGGGCATTGGAGGATCCCTTGGAACTTGAGCTACAGTTtgggtatgtgtgccaccatgtgggtgctgggaactgaactctgatcctctgcaagaacagtaagtgctctcgattggtgagccatctctccagcctccattttttatttcttcttaggtattgtctcttcagtttcctaactaCACGATGGCAAATCAGAAGCAAATCCATGTCATGGGTACCATGAACTGATTGAATCTCCCAGTGAATGTTATTTCACTTTTAGAAACAAAACTTGTTTTATTGTAAACTTTGAGTTAAAGatagaaaacaatatttttatttgcagCTTAATTATACAAGTTTTTGCAATTTAAAGGTTTACAGTACTTATCTCTTTAGACATATATAAGGATGATTTATAAAATTTAACAATAATCAGAAAATGTTCTTCAAAAGGATTTCCTTTAATTTATAGCTAGGTATAAAGCTCATAGTTGCCAATATACTTCTTTATTAAGGGCACTGACCTaggtctttaaataaaaataagcatatcTGTAAAAAAGTACTACATAAGAAGGTGCATAAAAGCATGCACTTACAGATACTTTCTGAAAGGATGTAAACTACTTTGGGACAGTGTCATCTCTTTagatttccttgattaatgaatAGCAGGACTACTGATGTCCAGATGCTACTGCGGAAAGATGACTAAGGCAACTACAGGCAAAAAGCATGTGTGATGCGCGAAGAATAGACATTCCAAAAGTGAAGCCTTTTATGACATTGGAACAGGTTGGAGCGCCTTCTTGTAAATAAGTCAAAGAGATTGTCATACAGTACCTGATGTGTAGAATCTCTTAAAATGCAGACATTCTGCTGCTTTGCTGTTTATAGGTAGCTATATAGCTTCTGTACTTTTTAACAGCCAACCAGTCTGGGGGTCGACTTAGTTCTAGGCCCTAGTGTAAAACACACATTCTAAATATGGAATGTTTAACacacactgttcttttctttttcaatgtctTTATATTTCCCCATTTTTATCATATTGCATAAGCTGAAATTCTAGGAAGAAAAGTTTCCTTTTCCAAGCAGAATTTTGCTGCAGTCTCCAtcagttttcttctctcatacTGTACAGTGGATCCACAAGTTTATTGTGCACATGCATTaaaccttaaagaaaacaaagcacaATTCTAGttgtatttttgttaattttgaactTTTACTTCAGATTTTACATGATATAATATTTGATTCTTATATAATTACAAGGTCTACTGAAACTGTTTAAGAAATACAATTTATAAATTAGTGTAGATCTAGAACAGCACAGCTATTTTAGAGTCCCAATGCAGCTTCAATTCTTATCTTGAGCATTAGAATGGCAGGCTGGTGAACTTGAATATGATTGGTTAATTCATTATCTAGAAgtttatgttttgattttatgGCAATTGCTCTAATTATGACAATCAAGGGACCCAGAACTGTCATAAGATAGCTCTGTCTTCCAAAATACTACCCTATACATCTATTtttgagggaagggagggggtgtCACATGTGttaatatgtttgtgtatgtatatgggtgccAAAAGTCAATGTAGGGCATATCTTAGGTAGAAAAGTGTTTACCAGGTAAAAACTACTTTTAAGAGTGTAAATAATTGGTATGTAAGTcataaagagaaacaagaaagTGTCTCTTCTGATAAAAATGCACTGGTTTCCTGGCATTTCTTATAAAGATGCTACAGTGATACAGGTTTTAAGTACCAGTTTTTAACTGAGTATCTTATAATCTGGGATCTACCTGAACTCTACCTCTGAAGTCACTGCCGGCAAGCACTGAAAGGAGCCTTGTTTAAATGGCAGCAGCAGCATTCTGAATGTACACTACTACAGAGCGAGGttccattttaaaggaaaaaacagcTAGGATGAATGGAACGAATTCTCAAGTATCCAATCTTATCTTTAGAGAGGTGACGTAATTTTCCATTTACTAACAATTATCACTGTTATACATCTCATTAACCTAGATCTctagaaatagaaattttaaaaagattcttgTGACCAAAAGAAAGGGTACTAATATAAATGGAATTTCAAATATTATACATAATTACACAGATTATTCTGTGTAGATTATATCTCATCAGTGTTTCATGTGACACTGAAGTGATCAGATGCCTAATATGTGAAAGTATATTTGAAATATGCATATAATCATGCAATGTACTCTCTACTAATATGCTTTCCTGCAAGAAAAGGTGATATACACTCAGGCTCttatcaatttcatttttttttggatAACTGCTGGTATCCTAAAATCTCTTCTGAATATTTATAACTCCAAGACAGGAAATACAGCATCCTCTTCAGGCCATAGAGCAATCCTCACATGAACGGTATGCTCTTCAAAATGTCTTCCAAGAGCTAAGATTTTGGATATATCTAACAGTTACTTCCTTTCCAGCTTAAGTTATCTAACATTTTAATTAGAGACCATGTTCATAGTATAGGTAAACAGGTATGACTTTGTTACAGATGCCACACAGGTCGATAAAGCCCAAACTCCAGAGGAGCTTTACTTCAGTTATCCTCTCTGCCCATAGGATCTCTATGACTGGTAAGTGATCTGTCTTCTTAAATACAAGGTAAAGAGAACTTACTGCATAGCACTGTTGTGAGGATTAAGTAGTTCAGTCAGGGAGATGCATTTAGAATACTGCCTGGCAATGCAAGTTTGGACTCTTATTaaacaaattacaaaaaaaatctaacaaaacaCTAATCGTGACAAATAGACTAGCATACATTTAATTCAGGAATGCTGGCACTGGACAATAAATATGTTAGATATTTTAAAAGTGGTGTTAAATCTTCTGGATGACGGCTTATATTAACTTCAAAGAATCTAACACTTTTGATACAAAGTGGACTCCATGGAAATACATGGGTAAACTCAATAGCTTTGCTTCAGAACTCATCACCAAAGGAATTCTGCTTCTATTTGTCAAATTATATTGAAGGTaccatttttttaagattaatttataaGAACTGTTTAATTGTGAAACATGTACTTAGCTATGTATCTTCATTAAAATGTTCTCCATAAATACTTAGTGAATGAAGAGCAATAGAGAACATAGATGCAAATAACACAAAACCACATATAGAGTATGGTCAAACTCTGAGATTATTTTCAGGGCGTACTCAACTTAAGTCATCTGTATACCACCTCTAAGGATTTTCCCATGCACAAACATTTACATCTAACTTACTGATTTCCTCCAGTTGAATTACAGGGTTTAAGTTTATATAGTTCCTAATAGAACTGCTATATGTTGAAAGCATATTTTAAGTGCCATCAGGAACAAAAAGATACCAGATAAGCAATGCCACCCATTTTAAGACAGATCTCATCCCAATTTCAGTCAAGTCATAGAGTGTGTAAAATATAGCAATTTTGTTAACCTTTCTTTCAGCAATATTTATGAAATATAGGTTGTTTGTCATTACATTTTTCAACACTTGTTAATCAAAGTtacaataaaaatgtatattcacTCATGTCCCAGAATTGTCATATATACTATACATTCTAAGCCATGACTTAAATTAATATTCAGTACCCAACACAACTACTCTAAACAAGACCTCGATGCTTTGTGCACTTGAGCTTGCCTTCACCCATAATCAGGAAACACTAAGCTTAGTGTAGTGTAAATGCTCTCTGAAGCCTCCTAAAGTGTCCATTACATCACGAGTATTTTCTATACAAAGCCCAGTGCAAATAAGGTTTGAAAATAACCAGACTACaggaaaaaggcaaagaaaaatcAACATGCAGAAGTCTAAGCAGTCAAACTGCTGCTTTGCTATCATTTCATACTGTTTGAAAGTGTACCCATTATAATACCAACTGTAACATACTGGAGTGGGTTTGCCTGACATCGGGAAGCTTAGGTGGGATAGTGGGTGATGCATCTCAACCATGGATAAGGTTATAGTAGAAGGATGAGGCAGAATGCCCAAATGttaccaaacaaatgaaaagaccTAGGAAGGACACTACTGAGTTACTTAATCTTGTATATTCAATATGAAACTAAAATACTTCATTGAATTTTggatttcaaagaataaaaaatgtccTGAGAGCTCTGAAAACTATTATCTGAGAAGTTTTATTCCTTGAAAAACCTGGTTGGTGTGTTAGCACAATGTGAGTTTTCAACAGGGAAACTGGAAGATTAACATCCACAGTCATTCAATTCTGCCATCCACTACAAGCATCTCAAACGCATACTAATTCAATGCTCACCTTTAAAGTATTTCACAGTTTTCACTCTTAATTCTAAAGTAGCATCTTCATCACACACAAAAATCGTTCGAGGATGCTGTTGAAAAGCTGAAACAGTCCACATGTGATTGATTCCTTCCTCGATGGCTTTGTACAGGGCAAATGCCTTGTGTGCACCTGTTATGAGGATCATCACCTGCAGAATCAAGAGTGTCACTTGTCAATTAAAAGTGAGTAGGAAGCTCTATGGTAACACATAAGTGAAGACCAGAGTTAATACGTTAGTACTGATGTGTAAAAGACAAGCCTGGGAAAGTAAAGAGAAGGGCTtcctgggttaaaaaaaaaaaaaaaaaaaaaaaaaagccgggcggtggtggcgcatgcctttaatcccagaactggggaggcagagctaggccgatctcagtgagttcgaggccagcctgcgctaccaagtgagttccgggaaaggcgcaaggctacacagagaaaccttgtctcgaaaaaccaaaaaaaaaaaaagtatcttcaatGAATTTCTGTAATCTGGGCTAACATCCCAAATCTCTCTAGTCCAATTAAGAAGTATGTCCTATgttagaaaagaaagtccctcCACAACAGCTATTTAAAAGATAGTTAGAGAAGCCTGGACTTTCACCTAATGGGTATCATCATTTCTAAAGTTGTTCCAAACACAAGCTACTGAATTTTAAGAATTTGGGATCTCCTGAAACAAGGCACTGATTTTGAAGCACGTGAGTGAGATATTCTTGGAAATTACAGAAATTGCAAGTTCCTGTTTTTTAAATTCCTCACCATTTGTGAAATAATTCAAGAAACATGCCAGTGTGTGTCAGAAAGGATCTTACAACCTTTCAGCTACCCTTCCACAACTGTGAATACGTACCTACATTAACACAGTGTTAGAgtttattgttctctttttaaTTAGTACTAACCATAAATCATAATAGGTTTTAATATGATATTTTCATAAATGCACATACTTAAATCATTTCCACTCTTAACTTTCCTTGTCCACTCTGGCATAActgatccccttcctcttcccaaatagtcTTCCTTCCTTAAATCTTGATCATATGAGAACATGAATTATGTATCTTTCTCAGtttggattatttatttttttctcattacaattattaaaaaattaaaatgactgcAGTTCTAaactacttaaaataaaaatttatattatgTATGCATATTTTATGACTAGGTATTCTAAAGtatagaaaatgaaagagaatggATCAAggtattatatttctttttaaaatcctaattcaaattgattttcattttgaaattgaaTCTTAACTAAAGCTGAATGTATCACCTTAATTAAAACCAtctgtcttttaaaacaaaaattaactagTTTGATATAaggtaagcaaaaaaaaaaaaaaatcaatgaatatgTAAATTAATTTTCCTTGCTGGACATTGTTAGCCAGAGTACTGTCTTAAGAATGAAGTATTTATTACAGAAACAACCACATGaaatgtgtgtgtaccacatgcacaaAGACACACATTACTGGCTGTTTCAGGTCTCCTCTAATATTTGGAGCGCTGGTGCAGTAATGAAAGTCCCTTATGTCATTAGCATACCAACAATCTCACAGAAAGTCCTTAGAAGGCAGCTGAATCTCTACaatgcttctttaaaaaatattaaatggctttttacttatttgtgtgtgtgttcacacagccATCAATCAGATCTGTCCTTTTAGTATGTTGGCCTCAGGGATTGAACTGTGGGAAACCAATACAGTCAGTCCTCCTAAGTATAAACATGAAGCACTTTATATTAATCAATCCTGTGTGCTCCAACACTATGTAGGATATTCGCTCTGCACCTCTGTCCCACCTGCCCTTCACAAGACTATTCAAATGGGTGGCTCCTGGTTCATAACTGCGGACTTAAGTTGATTCTTAGCAAGTCAATGAGAATGACAAGCGTTAAATGCTGGAAACTAAGCATTTTTACTGAAAATCAGATGAATCTAAAATATTTAGCGCCATAATTATTCAACATCAAAGAAAAATGATCAAAGAATATTTCTTACCTCCCTAGCATCCATCACTGTCCCCACACCAACAGTTAGAGCCATGGTCGGCACTTTTGATAAGTCTCCATCAAAATATTTAGCATTTGCCAAAATGGTGTCCATAGCTAAAGTCTTTAATCTTGTTCTTGATACTAAACTGGATCCTGGCTCATTGAAAGCAATATGACCATCTGGACCTATTCCTTTCAAAAACAGAGAGGCTCACTCATATAAACATGAAATAAGCAAGGTTTCCAACATATAGTAAACATTTTCTCAAATGTCAACTAGTTATGAAGGCAAAGAAATAACCATAAACACACTTACCTTAGTTTAGAGCTGAACTCCTAATACTGAATTATAATATTGTTTccatatttcatttaatatttcctATGTGCTGCATACACAGCATGAGATGACAGTTTTAGCAATAGCAGAGAAGCATCACATTTATCATCTAACAATATAGGCTTATAAGGCTTTCACAACAGATAATAGTAGGTAATTTTGTGATCCAGTAAGATTAAACATGGCTACTTCCCTAAATGCCACCTCGTTGCTAACACATAAGCTGATgtgcaagaaaaaataaatgggcCTTCAGGACCACAGTTTAGGAAACACCAAGATCCacttctgccttagccttctgacTACTGACTCAGTGGTCTTTATCCTCTCACTCTGCTTCGTTTAGTTCCCGTTTAGGTGAGGCCATAACCACTGTGCACTTTTAGTTCTGTTTCCTCATAAATAATGTATAGATTATAGAAGGTAATACCTTGAATACCAGTTTTTCAAGCTTTTTGATTTTTCACTataatctaacacacacacacacacacacacccctaaaataaaaacaaacaaacaaaatgcaggAAACCACACTTAGCCTTACTGGCAGCTCACAAGGTCTTTTCTGTTACACTCCATTTCCTTAATAGTACAAGAAGGGAATGCTGGATATTACTGGCTGTACTGATTTCATGACATACAGGTAACAACCACAGTGACCTATACACATCTGCTATATTCTAAGATGGCTtctaaaatatagaaaagaaTGTAGTAGTCCTTATTTGAAGACAATTGGAGATAATTCCCTTCATAAaatcaaaacttttaaaaatcaaatttataatACATTTATATTAGTTGTCAGACTTACAACAACTTCAATAAAAACAAGTAATTCAAATATCTGTTACATTTATACTCCATGTTTAATGAGACAACAGCTGTATAACCAGTACTTGCTACACAAGCCATGAAAATATAGCAAGCTATAATCTAGTTTCAAAGgattaagaaaaatgaatacaGTATGAAGCAAAATGTTCCAAAGCACAACAATTAGCAATGACTAATGTGTGAAAGTACATTTTAAATAAGGACTTACATACAGTTAATATTCAAGGATTGTTTCCACTCCTAAGTACAGACCTGTTTCTAGTATGTTTTCATCACACTTAAACCTTACTTGCTGTGTTTTCCAAATCACTGTTTTACTCTTGGGGATATAAACGCACTATTGTATATACCCTTTATATAAGCACAGAAGGAAGGATAAAGGTAGAAACATAAAACCTTCAGAAAACAAATCAGAAGTCTGCAAAGACTGGTGTTAATGTTCTTAGTGGTGACCTGGGCCACTGAGAAGCATACAGCTGACCTGAGATTCTGGTCAAGGGTACTGAAAGAGAAGGAGCACCACATTTGCTTCCCACCACAACTAGCACAGAGCCTGTGATTCTGTAACGTTTTTAAGTTCAGCTAACTCTTTTGGCCTTTAAATCTAAATTAGGATATCAGCATCATCTCAAGAACTCACTGGTGGGATTATGATATAGATCCTTCCTGTGTTCCTATAGTTCTGTGGGTAGTTTACAAGCTTCCTTTGAGTAAGGCTTTTGTGTGCCTCTATCTACCATTCAGAACCAAGCATTACACACATAAAGCATTCAATAAATCACAGCTGACTGAATTAATGCATGATACTTTTCCTTTGGTTGGCTCAACAGTTTCTCCCAGCTACACCTCCTCTGCTCCACTCCTCACTATAGGTTGAGGGGTGGGGGAGTAGGGGTGAGTCTCAAAAGTAGTTCCTTATGTCCCTGTCATGCTGAATGAAGGTGGCCTACAGAAAAGGACTCCAAGCTGAAGCaatggaactcactctctagagcTGCTGTTACCTGGTGAATAGaaacaaaggaaacacacacaaggGACTAACCAACAGCTGCCAGTTAATGAGCTCTTGCTTCCGAGAACTGAGGCTCTTTGGCTCTTTCCAATCAGTATTTGATCCCTTCCCTAGGCTTTGTGAATTATAGCAGAATCACTCCAATTAACACACTACTAGTCCCCTTCCACTAGTTATCCTATTACTAAACCAAAACTTCAGTGATTAAAAAATGTGAACATTTTCCccactgtctttttaaaattctaaatatatCAAAATTTTAGGAAGTTATTACAGTTAGGTTTTATGTACAAAATCCCACTGTTATGTACCTTACTGCTGAGTCTTCCTTAGAAACTCAGGATACACTTTACCTTTCTCACAATTTCTGCcctcagagaagaaagaaagctctCAGAGTAattatttcctcctttctcttctctaccAAGGGGAAATAGCCCACCTAATCCCCCCGGGGTGAATAGCAGCAAATTCAGATTCTTAGGCTCTTCTGGTCCTAGTCCAGTTCACAGTAGAGGAAAAAACAACACTGGCTTCAAGCCCAACCTACAATCTCTATTCCAACTTTACCTTTAATAAAGCTGACATTTTGATCCCATTTGGCAGTTCTTAGTGTTTTTATTAACCAAACCCTGGAACAAAAGAAGGGTAAGTGGTAAGACCCAGATACCAAGCCTCGTCTTACAAATTCCAAAGATAATTACCTAGATCAAGAAACTCAAAGAATCCAATGAGATTCTCTCACGAGCAAGTAGGTATTCAACAACAGCTACTCCAAACAGGAA from Peromyscus eremicus chromosome 10, PerEre_H2_v1, whole genome shotgun sequence encodes:
- the Gnpda2 gene encoding glucosamine-6-phosphate isomerase 2 isoform X1; its protein translation is MRLVILDNYDLASEWAAKYICNCIVKFKPGQDRYFSLGLPTGSTPLGCYKKLIEYHKSGNLSFKYVKTFNMDEYVGLPRNHPESYHSYMWNNFFKHVDIDPNNAHILDGNAEDLQAECDAFEEKIKEAGGIDLFVGGIGPDGHIAFNEPGSSLVSRTRLKTLAMDTILANAKYFDGDLSKVPTMALTVGVGTVMDAREVMILITGAHKAFALYKAIEEGINHMWTVSAFQQHPRTIFVCDEDATLELRVKTVKYFKGLMHVHNKLVDPLYSMREEN
- the Gnpda2 gene encoding glucosamine-6-phosphate isomerase 2 isoform X2, giving the protein MRLVILDNYDLASEWAAKYICNCIVKFKPGQDRYFSLGLPTGSTPLGCYKKLIEYHKSGNLSFKYVKTFNMDEYVGLPRNHPESYHSYMWNNFFKHVDIDPNNAHILDGNAEDLQAECDAFEEKIKEAGGIDLFVGGPDGHIAFNEPGSSLVSRTRLKTLAMDTILANAKYFDGDLSKVPTMALTVGVGTVMDAREVMILITGAHKAFALYKAIEEGINHMWTVSAFQQHPRTIFVCDEDATLELRVKTVKYFKGLMHVHNKLVDPLYSMREEN